In a genomic window of Microterricola viridarii:
- the hrpA gene encoding ATP-dependent RNA helicase HrpA gives MTDTAIPEITYPPELPVSAMRDEIADAIRDNQVVIVAGATGSGKTTQIPKICLELGRTSIGHTQPRRLAARTIAERIAEELGQEVGGLVGYQVRFTDKATASTRVKLMTDGILLNEMHRDRLLRRYDTIIIDEAHERSLNIDFLLGYLKELLPKRPDLKVIVTSATIDPESFAKHFADADGTPAKIIEVSGRTYPVEIRYRPLVAEESLDEDDEEQTGAANPADDKDYLQGILEALDELNRESSGDVLVFLSGENEIRDAEEAVRGHYGASAGGRAGVTEVLPLYGRLSAADQHRVFQPSTVAGVRRRVVLATNVAETSLTVPGIKYVIDAGTARISRYSVRSKVQRLPIEAISQASANQRSGRSGRTSNGIAIRLYSEEDFNRRPEFTEPEVLRTNLAAVILQMIALDLGDIAKFPFLTPPDSRGVKDGLDLLTELGAIRAGKTAAASAAPRLTRIGQQLAKLPIDPRFGRMVIESKTQNVSRDVLAIVAGLTIQDPRERPLERRQQADEKHARFADPTSDFLSLLNLWNYLEKQQRELGSSAFRRLCKAEHLNYLRVREWNDVYRQLRQLAKPLGLTVHETSRDGEASAPNPDGIHRALLSGLLSHIGLKDQAQAAKASGPRGSKEAAGARRGKGEYIGARQARFTLFPGSALAKKQPDAVMSAELVETSRLFARTNAAIDPAWAEPLAGDLCKRSYSEPHWSKSQGSVIAYEKVTLYGVPIVPKRRVQFGNIDPHYARELFIRHALVEGEWDVSRLNAGLTAFDRANKRLRAELEQLEERTRRRDILVDDEAVFEFYNRRIPPEVASTRSFETWWRTAHKETPELLTMTAEALVPEDVSSEADSTLFPPSWRQDDQVFTLRYKFEPGAVDDGVSVVVPLTLLARLRPEGFDWQVDGLRGELITALLKSLPKVIRRNVVPAADWAAKIAAELPERPEGGAAGSRSTAPVTVTPFTEAIAAVIKKLVHIPVTGADFDLDRVPPHLRVTFRVVDGKGREIDSDKDLRALQGRLSERARDAVASSFADPDAGGRGRRGGRPGSDDPQTGDFSVQPRGGRPGRPGGPGAPAASAFVERSGLTTFPTGLPSIPGNGPDQQGTEIPRFVDLQQGGNTIRAYPALVDEGQSVALRLLTTAEEQARAMPGGIRRLLLLAVPSPSSYVQKHLTGNEKLTLAASPYRTTQALFDDCLAACVDDVLFRVKPDGLVFSKAEFETVRDRVSSVVMDTMFETVKMVTSALTAARKADKALKAASSITIMSALADARQQLDGLVYPGFVSQTGLERLRHLPRYLGGISVRVEKLVANPGRDRVGLTEIEAAQTAFRNAGGTIPLAPHAPANLVKARWMLEELRISLFAQELRTAESVSLQRINKVLAG, from the coding sequence ATGACTGACACCGCGATCCCCGAGATTACGTACCCGCCCGAGCTGCCGGTGAGTGCGATGCGCGACGAGATCGCCGACGCCATCCGCGACAACCAGGTTGTGATCGTGGCCGGCGCGACCGGTTCCGGCAAGACGACGCAGATCCCCAAGATCTGCCTCGAGCTCGGCCGCACCAGCATCGGCCACACCCAGCCGCGCCGGCTGGCCGCCCGCACCATTGCGGAGCGCATCGCCGAGGAGCTCGGCCAGGAGGTCGGCGGGCTCGTCGGCTACCAGGTGCGCTTCACCGACAAGGCCACGGCGAGCACCCGCGTGAAGCTGATGACCGACGGCATCCTGCTCAACGAGATGCACCGCGACCGCCTGCTGCGCCGTTACGACACGATCATCATCGACGAGGCGCACGAGCGCAGCCTCAACATCGACTTCCTGCTCGGCTACCTCAAGGAGCTGTTGCCCAAGCGGCCAGACCTCAAGGTGATCGTCACCTCGGCAACTATCGACCCGGAGAGCTTCGCCAAGCACTTCGCGGATGCCGACGGCACCCCGGCGAAGATCATCGAGGTCTCCGGTCGCACCTACCCGGTCGAGATCCGCTACCGGCCCCTGGTGGCCGAGGAATCGCTGGATGAGGACGACGAGGAGCAGACCGGCGCGGCCAACCCCGCCGACGACAAGGACTACCTGCAGGGGATCCTCGAGGCCCTCGACGAGCTGAACCGTGAGTCCAGCGGCGACGTGCTCGTGTTCCTCTCCGGTGAGAACGAGATCCGGGATGCCGAGGAGGCCGTGCGCGGTCACTACGGGGCCTCGGCAGGCGGTCGCGCCGGCGTCACCGAGGTGCTCCCCCTCTATGGCCGGCTCTCCGCCGCCGACCAGCACCGGGTGTTCCAGCCCTCGACGGTCGCCGGTGTGCGCCGTCGCGTGGTCCTCGCCACCAACGTGGCAGAGACCAGCCTCACCGTGCCCGGCATCAAGTATGTGATCGACGCGGGCACCGCCCGCATCAGCCGGTACAGCGTGCGCTCCAAGGTGCAGCGGCTGCCCATCGAGGCCATCTCGCAGGCCAGCGCCAACCAGCGCTCCGGCCGTTCCGGCCGCACCAGCAACGGCATCGCCATCCGGCTGTACTCGGAGGAGGACTTCAACCGCCGCCCCGAGTTCACCGAGCCGGAGGTGCTGCGCACCAACCTGGCCGCCGTCATCCTGCAGATGATCGCGCTCGACCTCGGCGACATCGCCAAGTTCCCCTTCCTGACTCCGCCGGATTCCCGCGGCGTGAAGGACGGCCTCGACCTGCTTACTGAACTTGGCGCGATTCGCGCGGGCAAGACGGCCGCGGCATCCGCCGCCCCCAGGCTCACCCGCATCGGCCAGCAGCTGGCCAAGCTGCCCATCGACCCGCGCTTCGGCCGCATGGTGATTGAGTCGAAGACGCAGAACGTCAGCCGCGACGTGCTGGCGATCGTGGCCGGCCTCACCATCCAGGATCCGCGCGAGCGCCCGCTCGAGCGCCGCCAGCAGGCCGACGAGAAGCATGCGCGCTTCGCCGACCCGACGAGCGACTTCCTCAGTCTGCTGAACCTCTGGAACTACCTCGAGAAGCAACAGCGCGAGCTCGGCTCCAGCGCGTTCCGCCGGCTGTGCAAGGCCGAGCACCTCAACTACCTGCGTGTGCGCGAGTGGAACGACGTCTACCGGCAGCTCCGCCAGCTGGCCAAGCCGCTGGGGCTGACGGTGCATGAGACCTCCCGCGATGGCGAGGCGAGTGCGCCGAACCCCGACGGCATCCACCGCGCCCTGCTCAGCGGCCTGCTCAGCCACATCGGCTTGAAGGACCAGGCGCAGGCGGCGAAGGCGAGCGGCCCGCGCGGATCGAAGGAGGCGGCGGGCGCCCGCCGCGGCAAGGGCGAGTACATCGGCGCCCGGCAGGCCCGGTTCACGCTGTTCCCCGGCTCGGCCCTGGCGAAGAAGCAGCCGGATGCCGTGATGAGCGCCGAGCTGGTCGAGACCAGCCGCCTGTTCGCCCGCACCAACGCCGCCATCGACCCGGCCTGGGCCGAGCCGCTGGCCGGCGACCTCTGCAAGCGCAGCTACTCCGAGCCGCACTGGTCCAAGAGCCAGGGCTCGGTCATCGCCTACGAGAAGGTGACGCTGTACGGCGTGCCGATCGTGCCGAAGCGCCGGGTGCAGTTCGGCAACATCGACCCGCACTACGCGCGCGAGCTGTTCATCCGGCATGCGCTCGTCGAGGGCGAGTGGGACGTCTCGCGGCTGAACGCCGGCCTGACGGCCTTCGACCGCGCCAACAAGCGGCTGCGCGCCGAGCTCGAGCAGCTCGAGGAGCGCACCCGGCGCCGCGACATCCTGGTCGACGACGAGGCCGTCTTCGAGTTCTACAACCGGCGGATCCCGCCCGAGGTGGCCTCGACCCGCAGCTTCGAGACCTGGTGGCGCACCGCGCACAAGGAGACGCCGGAACTGCTGACCATGACGGCCGAGGCCCTCGTGCCCGAGGACGTCAGCAGCGAGGCCGACAGTACGCTGTTCCCGCCGAGCTGGCGCCAGGACGACCAGGTCTTCACGCTGCGCTACAAGTTCGAGCCGGGCGCGGTCGACGACGGCGTGAGCGTCGTCGTGCCGCTGACCCTGCTGGCCCGGCTGCGGCCGGAGGGCTTCGACTGGCAGGTGGACGGCCTGCGCGGCGAGCTCATCACCGCGCTGCTGAAGAGCCTGCCCAAGGTGATCCGGCGCAACGTCGTCCCGGCGGCCGACTGGGCGGCCAAGATCGCCGCCGAGCTGCCGGAGCGCCCGGAGGGCGGCGCGGCCGGCTCGCGCAGCACCGCCCCCGTCACCGTGACGCCGTTCACCGAGGCCATCGCCGCCGTGATCAAGAAGCTCGTCCACATCCCCGTCACCGGCGCAGACTTCGACCTGGACCGGGTGCCGCCGCACCTGCGGGTCACCTTCCGCGTCGTCGACGGGAAGGGCCGCGAGATCGACAGCGACAAGGACCTGCGCGCACTGCAGGGCCGGCTCAGCGAGCGGGCCCGCGACGCCGTGGCGAGCAGCTTCGCCGACCCGGATGCCGGCGGCCGTGGCCGACGCGGCGGGCGGCCGGGCTCCGACGACCCCCAGACCGGCGACTTCAGCGTGCAGCCGCGCGGCGGGCGCCCTGGTCGGCCCGGCGGCCCCGGAGCCCCGGCGGCCTCCGCGTTCGTCGAGCGCAGCGGCCTCACAACCTTCCCCACCGGGCTGCCGAGCATTCCGGGCAACGGACCGGACCAGCAGGGCACCGAGATCCCCCGCTTCGTCGACCTGCAGCAGGGCGGCAACACGATCCGCGCCTACCCGGCGCTGGTCGACGAGGGCCAGAGCGTCGCGCTGCGACTGCTGACGACCGCAGAGGAGCAGGCGCGGGCGATGCCCGGCGGCATCCGGCGCCTGCTTCTGCTGGCCGTGCCGTCGCCGTCGAGCTACGTGCAGAAGCACCTGACCGGCAACGAGAAGCTCACGCTGGCGGCCAGCCCGTACCGCACCACCCAGGCGCTCTTCGATGACTGCCTGGCCGCCTGCGTCGACGATGTGCTGTTCCGGGTGAAGCCGGACGGGCTCGTGTTCAGCAAGGCCGAGTTCGAGACGGTGCGCGACCGGGTGTCGTCCGTGGTGATGGACACCATGTTCGAGACGGTGAAGATGGTGACCAGCGCCCTCACCGCTGCACGCAAGGCCGACAAGGCACTCAAGGCGGCGAGCAGCATCACGATCATGTCGGCGCTGGCGGATGCCCGGCAGCAGCTGGATGGGCTGGTCTACCCCGGCTTCGTCTCGCAGACCGGGCTGGAGCGGCTGCGGCACCTGCCGCGCTACCTCGGCGGCATCAGCGTGCGCGTTGAGAAGCTCGTGGCGAACCCGGGTCGCGACCGGGTCGGGCTCACCGAGATCGAGGCCGCGCAGACCGCGTTCCGCAATGCCGGCGGCACGATCCCGCTGGCGCCGCACGCGCCGGCGAACCTCGTGAAGGCCCGCTGGATGTTGGAGGAGTTGCGCATCAGCCTGTTCGCGCAGGAGCTGCGCACCGCGGAGAGCGTCTCCCTGCAGCGCATCAACAAGGTGCTCGCGGGATAA
- a CDS encoding NAD(P)-dependent alcohol dehydrogenase — protein sequence MTTTPVLPETMRVSQLDAAHSVRLTERPVPTPGASEVLVRVAAVGVCGSDTHYYEHGRIGPFVVTAPLVLGHEASGTIVAVGSGVDAARIGSRVSIEPQKPCRACEQCKAGRYNLCAAMEFFATPPIDGAFAEYVLIEQDFAHDVPDSISDASAALVEPLSVGIAACHKAEVTAGSRVLIAGAGPIGVITAQVARAFGAVEVHISDVSEPRLAFALQHGATHAHLAGAPLEHLAVDAFIDASGAAPAIRAGIPAVRPAGRVILVGLGADSLEMPVNLIQNNELWVTGVFRYANTWPTAIALLANGSVNLDALVTGSFGLDEVEAALTASRDGASMKTIVTPAS from the coding sequence ATGACCACCACACCCGTGCTGCCAGAGACGATGCGCGTCTCGCAGCTGGACGCCGCGCACAGCGTGCGCCTGACCGAACGCCCCGTGCCGACGCCCGGCGCCAGCGAGGTGCTCGTGCGCGTCGCCGCCGTTGGCGTGTGCGGCAGCGACACCCACTACTACGAGCACGGACGGATCGGGCCCTTCGTGGTCACCGCCCCGCTCGTGCTCGGCCATGAGGCCTCGGGAACGATCGTGGCCGTCGGCAGCGGGGTGGATGCGGCACGCATCGGATCCCGGGTGTCGATCGAGCCGCAGAAGCCGTGCCGCGCCTGCGAGCAGTGCAAGGCGGGCCGCTACAACCTCTGCGCCGCCATGGAGTTCTTCGCAACGCCGCCGATCGACGGCGCATTCGCCGAGTACGTGCTCATCGAGCAGGATTTCGCGCACGACGTGCCCGACTCGATCAGCGACGCCTCCGCGGCGCTGGTCGAGCCGCTCTCCGTCGGAATCGCCGCCTGCCACAAAGCCGAGGTCACCGCGGGCTCGCGGGTGCTCATCGCCGGGGCCGGCCCGATCGGCGTCATCACCGCGCAGGTCGCCCGCGCATTCGGCGCGGTCGAGGTGCACATCAGCGATGTCTCCGAGCCGCGCCTGGCGTTCGCGCTGCAACACGGGGCCACCCATGCCCACCTCGCGGGGGCCCCGCTGGAGCACCTCGCGGTTGACGCCTTCATCGACGCCTCCGGAGCCGCACCGGCCATCCGGGCCGGTATCCCCGCCGTGCGCCCGGCCGGCCGCGTGATCCTCGTCGGCCTCGGCGCCGACAGCCTCGAGATGCCGGTCAACCTGATCCAGAACAACGAGCTCTGGGTGACGGGCGTGTTCCGCTACGCGAACACCTGGCCGACGGCGATCGCACTGCTGGCCAACGGCAGCGTCAACCTCGACGCCCTCGTCACCGGCAGCTTCGGCCTCGACGAGGTCGAGGCGGCGCTGACCGCATCGAGGGACGGCGCCAGCATGAAGACGATCGTGACGCCCGCATCATGA
- a CDS encoding carbohydrate kinase family protein, with translation MSAGAAATATSVAVVGEALIDVIHRAGGVEEHTGGGPLNIAVGLARLGVPSALISAVGDDEHGERIRGYLAENGVTLHNADVQGAATSTAIAQVSATGDASYEFAVNWAVEPGGVALDAPVQHVHVGSLGAVLAPGADAVFAWAQGLRASASVSFDPNCRPLLGITPAEARVAAERFVRSSDIVKASEEDLGWLYPGQSPVESARRWAEMGPELVVVTRGGDGSVALTPGGAEAIVVDAVRSLGLVDTVGAGDSYMAALVAAIDDAAAIGPERRGRLDEETLRSVLRYASAAAAITCSRAGANPPTRTEVARLL, from the coding sequence ATGAGCGCCGGCGCAGCCGCGACGGCGACGTCCGTCGCCGTCGTCGGCGAGGCGCTCATCGATGTGATCCACCGCGCGGGCGGCGTCGAGGAGCACACGGGTGGCGGGCCGCTCAACATCGCCGTCGGCCTGGCGCGGCTGGGCGTCCCCAGTGCCCTCATCAGCGCCGTCGGTGACGACGAGCACGGCGAGCGCATCCGCGGCTACCTGGCCGAGAACGGCGTGACCCTGCACAACGCCGATGTGCAGGGAGCGGCGACGAGCACCGCGATCGCCCAGGTCAGCGCGACGGGCGATGCGAGCTACGAGTTCGCCGTCAACTGGGCCGTGGAACCGGGCGGGGTTGCGCTCGACGCCCCCGTGCAGCACGTGCACGTCGGTTCGCTCGGTGCCGTGCTGGCGCCGGGCGCCGACGCGGTCTTCGCGTGGGCGCAGGGCCTGCGCGCGAGCGCCAGCGTGAGCTTCGACCCGAACTGCCGCCCCCTGCTCGGCATCACGCCGGCCGAGGCGCGCGTCGCGGCCGAGCGCTTCGTGCGGAGCAGCGACATCGTGAAGGCCAGCGAGGAGGACCTCGGCTGGCTCTACCCCGGGCAGAGCCCGGTGGAGTCGGCACGGCGGTGGGCCGAGATGGGGCCGGAACTCGTGGTCGTGACCCGGGGCGGCGACGGATCCGTCGCGCTGACGCCGGGCGGCGCCGAGGCCATCGTGGTGGATGCCGTGCGCAGCCTCGGCCTGGTCGACACCGTCGGGGCCGGCGACTCGTACATGGCGGCGCTCGTCGCCGCGATCGACGACGCGGCGGCCATCGGGCCGGAGCGGCGCGGCCGCCTCGACGAGGAGACGCTGCGCTCGGTGCTGCGCTACGCGAGCGCGGCCGCGGCGATCACCTGCTCGCGGGCCGGGGCCAACCCGCCCACCCGCACAGAGGTCGCCCGCCTGCTCTGA
- a CDS encoding winged helix-turn-helix domain-containing protein, translating into MSPTQQGELDPVIHAAARLKITATLATLPVGDRITFPRLQELLDMTPGNLSTHLRKLEDAEYVLVDKEHQGRTPVTYIALTKAGRRAFEDYTDALRQLLGGTA; encoded by the coding sequence ATGTCACCCACCCAGCAGGGCGAGCTCGACCCGGTCATCCACGCCGCGGCCCGCCTGAAGATCACCGCGACGCTCGCCACGCTCCCGGTCGGGGACCGCATCACGTTCCCCCGGCTGCAGGAGCTGCTCGACATGACGCCGGGCAACCTCTCGACCCACCTGCGCAAGCTCGAGGACGCCGAGTACGTCCTCGTCGACAAAGAGCACCAGGGGCGAACCCCCGTCACCTACATCGCCCTCACGAAGGCCGGCCGCCGCGCCTTCGAGGATTACACCGACGCACTCAGGCAACTCTTGGGAGGAACAGCATGA
- a CDS encoding ABC transporter ATP-binding protein gives MSTLAQLHRVTRRFGDVVAVDDVTLTIEAGSMVGLLGPNGAGKTSLISLINGLRRPTSGTVTLLGRSPQDVRSRQSLGSTPQETALPPTLKVGEVIDFVGRHFEDRQPTEALAEEFGLTSLLGRQTGALSGGQKRRLSVALAFVGRPKLVLLDEPTTGLDIDGRHALWAAVRRQHEAGATVVVTSHYLEEIEALAERVVVMEGGRVIADDSLQAIVGQVGVRQIRLRTPEVAAVSALPGVARAEAEGEGADAAGVVLYAADCDQLIRELVRSGLPFADLAVRGATLEEAFLTLTDSGRAHSNRAASAEAAAASAPYATEVSR, from the coding sequence ATGAGCACCCTCGCCCAGCTCCACCGCGTGACCCGCCGCTTCGGCGACGTCGTCGCCGTCGACGACGTCACCCTCACCATCGAGGCCGGCAGCATGGTCGGCCTGCTCGGCCCGAACGGGGCCGGCAAGACCAGCCTGATCTCGCTCATCAACGGGCTGCGCCGGCCGACATCCGGAACGGTGACCCTGCTCGGCCGCTCGCCGCAGGACGTGCGCTCCCGGCAGAGCCTCGGCAGCACGCCGCAGGAGACGGCGCTGCCGCCGACGCTCAAGGTCGGCGAGGTGATCGACTTCGTCGGCAGGCACTTCGAGGACCGCCAGCCCACCGAGGCGCTCGCCGAGGAGTTCGGCCTCACCTCCCTGCTGGGCCGGCAGACCGGCGCGCTCTCCGGCGGCCAGAAGCGCCGGCTCAGCGTCGCGCTCGCCTTCGTCGGCCGCCCTAAGCTCGTGCTGCTCGACGAGCCGACCACCGGGCTCGACATCGACGGCCGGCACGCGCTCTGGGCGGCGGTGCGCCGCCAGCACGAGGCGGGCGCCACCGTCGTCGTCACCAGTCACTACCTCGAGGAGATCGAGGCGCTCGCCGAGCGCGTCGTCGTCATGGAGGGCGGGCGGGTCATCGCCGACGACAGCCTGCAGGCCATCGTCGGCCAGGTCGGCGTGCGGCAGATTCGCTTGCGCACCCCCGAGGTCGCCGCGGTCAGCGCGCTCCCCGGCGTTGCGCGCGCCGAGGCCGAGGGCGAGGGCGCGGATGCCGCGGGCGTCGTGCTCTACGCGGCCGACTGCGACCAGCTGATCCGCGAGCTGGTGCGCTCCGGCCTCCCCTTCGCCGATCTCGCCGTGCGCGGGGCGACGCTCGAGGAGGCCTTCCTCACGCTCACCGACTCCGGGCGGGCGCACTCCAACCGGGCGGCGTCCGCCGAGGCCGCTGCGGCATCCGCACCCTACGCAACGGAGGTCTCGCGATGA